The genomic stretch CAGAAGTGATCGACTGCTCCGGAAAATACATTTATCCCGGCATGATCGATGGAGGTACCAAACTTGGTCTGGTGGAGATAAACTCCGTACAGGAAACCGTCGATTATGCGGAAATGGGAAATTTCACTCCTAATATGCAAGCTTTGACAGCCATTAATCCAAATTCAGTGGCAATTCCAGTGACCAGAGTTTCAGGTGTGACCACAGTACTTTCTGTGCCTTCTGGAGGGTTATTCCCAGGAACTGCGGCTCTAATTAATCTCAATGGTTATACACCGGATCAAATGTATGCCGGTTTCAAAGGCATAGTAATGAACTTTCCTAGTTCTGGACGCCGGGGAAGATATGATCGTAGATCAGATGAGGATATTAAAAAGGCCATGAAAAAATCCTTGAAGGAAGCTGATGAGCTGTGGGAAAACGCAAAGAATTATGCTTCGTTAACAGCAAATGGGGCTGAATTGGAATATTATCCCGAGATGGCCCAGCTTGCAAAAGCCACTACGGGGGAGTTGCCACTCTTGATCGAGGTCAACACGGCAGCGGATATTCAGGCTGCACTGAAATGGCTTGAGGGAAAAGAAGCTAAAGTGATTTTTACCGGAGTAGCAGAAGGCTGGAGAGTTGCAGATGAAATCGCCAAAGCTGAAATCCCGGTAATTACAGGGCCTATCCAAGCACTTCCAACCCGGGAGTCTGATCGCTATGATGCACCCTATGCAAATGCCGGAAATATGGCCAAAGCAGGTGTGAAAGTAGCCATCAGAACCGATGGCCAAGAAAATGTAAGAAACCTCCCCTTCTTTGCAGCCTTCGCTGCGGCATATGGGTTGGGCAAAGAGGAAGCCTGGAAGGCTGTGACTATTACTGCTGCAGAGATATTTGGACTTGGTGATCAATACGGCTCCGTAGAAGTAGGCAAAGTAGCCAACCTGATCGTGGCTGATGGTGATCCATTCGAGACCAAAACCAATGTTTTGCATGTATTTATAGATGGCTATAGAATGCCGCTTTCTAACAGACAGATACGCCTATATCAAGAATTCTTGGATCGCTCACCAGGCTTAAAGATGGATTGATACTCAAACTTTATCTCATTGAAACCACAAGTAGAGCCCATGCATAGAGCTTTTCTTGTGGTTTTCTTTTAATTTGCCCAAGCTATTAAATCGAACCTACCTGAACCGTCTTTGCCAGATGGCAGCCAGGTCTGAGCGCTAAAAACTAATGATGAGCAGATAAAATCGATTATGACTCAAGGGCCAAACACTGGGATGGTTATAATGTGGACGAGATTCCATAGCCTGCCCCAACCTTTAGGGGTGGCCGTTAAAAAACAATTATAATCATATGAAAAGAATATATGTCCCAATTTTAGTATCTCTAATCACATTTCAATTTTCCTGCAATCCCAGTGGAAATAACGATCGGGTAACTGAACTCATCGAAGCCAAACGGGCTGAAGTAGCTCCAGATAAACGGGTGGCACTATGGGACTTGAATTTTGAAAACGATTCTTTGAAGGGAGAAACAGATCAAATTGAGGCCTTAGAAAAGCTTTTTGACCAGCTTAAATCAGAACAAATAACTTTTACTGATGCTGTTTTGAGGCTACCTGACGCATCTTTGGGCGAAAAGACGCGGGCATTGGTCACCATCTCCGTGGCGAATATACGAAGCCAACCGAAGCATTCTGCCGAACTTGCTACCCAGGCTCTTATGGGAACCCCGCTGAATGTACTCAAGGAAAGCGGTGGATGGTATCTTGTCCAAACCCCAGATGGCTATCTTTCATGGGTTGACCGTGCCGGCATACACCTGATGACTGAGCAGGAAATGCAACTCTGG from Algoriphagus sp. NG3 encodes the following:
- a CDS encoding amidohydrolase family protein, which gives rise to MKIIYKTFIAFTLAFMPFLVMAQIDGEVIKPRAGKFLLQNATVVTITNGILNNTSVLLEDGKIKEVGSDISAEGAEVIDCSGKYIYPGMIDGGTKLGLVEINSVQETVDYAEMGNFTPNMQALTAINPNSVAIPVTRVSGVTTVLSVPSGGLFPGTAALINLNGYTPDQMYAGFKGIVMNFPSSGRRGRYDRRSDEDIKKAMKKSLKEADELWENAKNYASLTANGAELEYYPEMAQLAKATTGELPLLIEVNTAADIQAALKWLEGKEAKVIFTGVAEGWRVADEIAKAEIPVITGPIQALPTRESDRYDAPYANAGNMAKAGVKVAIRTDGQENVRNLPFFAAFAAAYGLGKEEAWKAVTITAAEIFGLGDQYGSVEVGKVANLIVADGDPFETKTNVLHVFIDGYRMPLSNRQIRLYQEFLDRSPGLKMD